From a region of the Candidatus Omnitrophota bacterium genome:
- the rpsU gene encoding 30S ribosomal protein S21, with the protein MPRVEVREDESLEKALRRFKRMLEREGILKALKARKHYEKP; encoded by the coding sequence ATGCCACGAGTTGAAGTCAGAGAAGACGAATCGCTTGAGAAGGCGTTACGGCGCTTTAAGCGCATGCTGGAGCGCGAAGGCATCCTCAAGGCGCTGAAGGCTCGGAAACATTATGAGAAGCCCAG